One window from the genome of Halostella litorea encodes:
- the cheB gene encoding chemotaxis-specific protein-glutamate methyltransferase CheB: MTSVLVVDDSEFVRTVIGNALSDHGYEVREASDGESAVRAVAEHDPDLVTMDVVMPGMDGIEAVDRIMSANPTRILMLSAHTEAGADATLEALSKGAVDFLAKSGETVPGDAGTLAERVVEKLRAVERVDLSSVIAQRAADRAAAAAQQTAAAASGGTATVDAPAVDGPTVEPTAEPTASPPTVDGDLSAELAGDRPATPPTVVVGASTGGPKVVERILRELPADLDARVLVVQHMPASFTGRLAARLDDLSTYDVREAAHGDVVGPGEAVVAKGEYHMRVVPTDGDDLQLQLTEEKRRHGVRPAIDVTMESAADAVDDGLVGVALTGMGRDGAAGIEAIHAAGGTTIAQDEASSPVFGIPRKAIETGAVDAVLDARSMAAGIVDAATADGDTDG; the protein is encoded by the coding sequence ATGACGAGCGTTCTCGTTGTCGACGACTCGGAGTTCGTGCGGACGGTGATCGGCAACGCGCTGTCGGACCACGGCTACGAGGTCCGCGAGGCGTCGGACGGCGAGAGCGCGGTCCGGGCGGTCGCCGAACACGACCCGGACCTGGTCACGATGGACGTCGTGATGCCGGGGATGGACGGCATCGAGGCCGTCGACCGCATCATGTCGGCCAACCCGACGCGGATCCTCATGCTGTCGGCCCACACGGAGGCGGGCGCGGACGCGACCCTCGAAGCACTCTCGAAGGGCGCGGTCGACTTCCTCGCCAAGAGCGGCGAGACGGTCCCCGGCGACGCGGGGACGCTGGCCGAGCGCGTCGTCGAGAAGCTTCGGGCGGTCGAGCGGGTCGACCTCTCCTCGGTCATCGCCCAGCGCGCGGCCGACCGCGCCGCGGCGGCCGCCCAGCAGACGGCGGCGGCCGCGTCGGGCGGCACAGCGACCGTCGACGCCCCGGCGGTCGACGGTCCGACGGTCGAACCGACGGCCGAACCGACGGCGTCGCCCCCCACCGTCGACGGCGACCTGTCTGCCGAACTGGCGGGGGACCGACCCGCGACGCCGCCGACCGTCGTCGTCGGGGCGTCGACCGGCGGGCCGAAAGTCGTCGAGCGGATCCTCCGCGAACTCCCGGCCGACCTCGATGCAAGGGTGCTGGTCGTCCAGCACATGCCCGCGAGCTTCACCGGCCGGCTCGCCGCGCGCCTCGACGACCTCTCGACGTACGACGTGCGCGAGGCGGCCCACGGCGACGTGGTCGGCCCCGGCGAGGCAGTCGTCGCGAAAGGCGAGTACCACATGCGCGTGGTCCCCACGGACGGCGACGACCTCCAGCTTCAACTCACCGAGGAAAAGCGCCGCCACGGCGTCCGGCCGGCCATCGACGTGACCATGGAGTCGGCGGCCGACGCGGTCGACGACGGCCTGGTCGGCGTCGCGCTCACCGGCATGGGCAGGGACGGCGCGGCCGGCATCGAAGCGATACACGCGGCCGGCGGGACCACGATAGCACAGGACGAGGCGTCGAGCCCCGTGTTCGGCATCCCACGGAAGGCGATCGAGACGGGGGCCGTCGACGCCGTCCTCGACGCGCGGTCGATGGCCGCCGGGATCGTCGACGCCGCGACAGCGGACGGTGATACCGATGGATGA
- the cheY gene encoding chemotaxis protein CheY, translating into MSTGVLIVDDSHFMRNLLRQILEDDYHIVGEASNGAEAVKLYKEKNPDIVMMDIVMPKCNGIKATAAIKKLDPDSRVIMCTSVGQREKMKLAVKAGADGYVTKPFEEPSVRKALTDVVPA; encoded by the coding sequence ATGTCGACAGGGGTCCTCATCGTGGACGACTCTCATTTTATGCGGAATCTACTGCGACAGATTCTCGAAGACGACTACCACATCGTCGGAGAGGCGTCCAACGGGGCTGAAGCGGTGAAACTGTACAAGGAGAAGAACCCGGACATCGTGATGATGGACATCGTGATGCCCAAATGCAACGGGATCAAGGCGACGGCCGCGATCAAGAAGCTCGACCCCGACTCGCGGGTCATCATGTGTACGAGCGTCGGCCAACGCGAGAAGATGAAGCTGGCGGTCAAGGCCGGCGCGGACGGCTACGTGACGAAACCGTTCGAGGAGCCAAGCGTCAGGAAGGCCCTCACGGACGTCGTTCCGGCATGA
- a CDS encoding chemotaxis protein CheW, with protein sequence MSTDLPDELLDIDDVGFDEEKRDPEGGDGDDEPEEQERVLVFRVGDRTYGLDVGDVRSIVELGERTRVPRSGDAIDGIMDLRGDITALIDPRKLLPVPVGTAPENQRVIVFDRPADDQSAGIRVDAIEGVRSYPVSQIRREDPSFEMPAGSLVKAVVEVPAEDEDAAPERTSILDVGTLLAAAN encoded by the coding sequence ATGTCCACCGATCTGCCGGACGAACTGCTCGACATCGACGACGTCGGGTTCGACGAGGAAAAGCGGGACCCGGAGGGCGGCGACGGGGACGACGAACCCGAGGAACAGGAGCGCGTGCTCGTGTTCCGCGTCGGGGACCGGACCTACGGGCTCGACGTGGGGGACGTCCGCAGCATCGTCGAACTCGGCGAGCGGACCCGCGTCCCGCGGTCCGGGGACGCCATCGACGGGATCATGGACCTGCGGGGCGACATCACGGCGCTCATCGACCCACGGAAGCTCCTCCCGGTCCCCGTCGGGACGGCGCCGGAGAACCAGCGGGTCATCGTGTTCGACCGGCCCGCCGACGACCAGAGCGCCGGCATCCGGGTGGACGCTATCGAGGGCGTCAGGTCGTATCCGGTGAGCCAGATACGGCGGGAGGACCCGTCGTTCGAGATGCCCGCGGGGAGCCTCGTGAAGGCCGTCGTCGAGGTGCCGGCCGAGGACGAGGACGCGGCCCCCGAGCGCACGTCGATACTCGACGTGGGGACGCTGCTGGCCGCGGCGAACTGA
- a CDS encoding chemotaxis protein CheW, whose product MSEHRRMLPFDLADERYCVAIDRVRNVLERGALDADDADGVVAGRLDADGQTIRVVNLKRLFGASVEIHRGGEIEPGERVVVFDSRTGGEVDAWLVDEVYSAVRIDVAAVDRPSNTVPHVEGVVDADGERALWVDADSINGS is encoded by the coding sequence GTGAGCGAACACCGCCGGATGCTGCCGTTCGACCTCGCCGACGAGCGCTACTGCGTCGCGATAGACAGGGTCAGAAACGTCCTCGAACGCGGCGCGCTCGACGCGGACGACGCGGACGGCGTCGTCGCCGGACGACTGGACGCCGACGGCCAGACGATACGGGTCGTAAACCTGAAGCGTCTGTTCGGCGCGAGCGTCGAGATCCACCGCGGCGGGGAGATCGAACCGGGCGAGCGCGTCGTCGTCTTCGACTCGCGGACGGGCGGCGAGGTCGACGCATGGCTGGTCGACGAGGTGTACAGCGCGGTCCGCATCGACGTCGCGGCCGTCGATCGGCCGTCGAACACGGTGCCCCACGTCGAGGGGGTCGTCGACGCGGACGGCGAGCGCGCGCTCTGGGTGGACGCGGACTCGATCAACGGCTCCTGA
- a CDS encoding helix-turn-helix domain-containing protein, protein MASSRTKTDDIGSRDLLAALGSKYSVEILHATRTPTSAQRLSEELDVPIATCYRRIEELVEAGLLECEGRNLSEEGRRTNVYRRTLDEITVDLTCDAPTITRKERSEAKNRLQDQID, encoded by the coding sequence ATGGCGAGTAGCCGAACGAAGACGGACGATATCGGGTCGCGGGACCTCCTCGCGGCACTCGGTAGCAAGTACAGCGTCGAGATCCTCCACGCGACCCGGACGCCGACGTCGGCTCAGCGGCTGAGCGAAGAACTCGACGTGCCCATCGCGACGTGTTACCGGCGGATCGAGGAACTTGTCGAGGCCGGCCTACTGGAGTGTGAGGGCCGCAACCTCTCCGAGGAGGGGCGACGGACCAACGTCTACCGCCGGACGCTGGACGAGATCACCGTCGACCTGACCTGTGACGCCCCGACGATCACCCGCAAGGAGCGCTCCGAGGCGAAAAACCGGCTACAGGACCAGATCGACTGA
- a CDS encoding DMT family transporter: MSESVADRVPPMGALAVAVVAVSTSAILVRWSAASSAVMAFYRVLFTVALVAPVAAARHAADFRRLSLRDGVAAVVAGVALAVHFASWFESLNHTSVAASVTLVQTQPVFVAAGAAVLLNERVSRRVAGGIGVAVVGAAAMSLTGGGTAAVGGRATFGNALAVLGAVTAAGYVLAGRSVRQRVALFPYVTVVYAACAATLFALVAAGDAPLVDYPPREWLLFVAMAVGPGVFGHTVVNWALEHVESSVVSVSLLGEPVGSTLLAALLLAEIPSAATALGGAVVLAGIYVTTTERAGSAP; this comes from the coding sequence ATGAGCGAGTCGGTCGCCGACCGCGTCCCGCCGATGGGTGCGCTCGCCGTCGCCGTGGTCGCGGTCAGCACGAGCGCCATCCTCGTCCGCTGGAGCGCGGCGAGCAGCGCCGTCATGGCGTTCTACCGCGTCCTCTTCACCGTGGCGCTCGTCGCGCCGGTCGCGGCGGCGCGCCACGCGGCCGACTTCCGGCGGTTATCGCTCCGGGACGGCGTCGCGGCGGTCGTCGCGGGGGTCGCGCTCGCGGTCCACTTCGCGTCGTGGTTCGAGAGCCTGAACCACACCAGCGTCGCCGCCTCGGTGACGCTGGTCCAGACCCAGCCCGTGTTCGTCGCCGCGGGCGCGGCCGTCCTCCTGAACGAACGCGTCTCCCGGCGGGTCGCCGGCGGCATCGGCGTCGCCGTGGTCGGCGCGGCCGCGATGTCGCTGACCGGCGGCGGGACGGCCGCGGTCGGCGGGCGCGCGACCTTCGGCAACGCCCTGGCGGTGCTCGGCGCGGTGACCGCCGCGGGCTACGTGCTCGCCGGCCGGTCGGTCCGCCAGCGGGTCGCGCTGTTCCCCTACGTCACCGTCGTGTACGCCGCCTGCGCCGCGACGCTGTTCGCGCTGGTCGCGGCGGGCGACGCGCCGCTCGTGGACTACCCACCCCGGGAGTGGTTGCTCTTCGTGGCCATGGCCGTCGGTCCGGGCGTGTTCGGGCACACGGTCGTCAACTGGGCGCTCGAACACGTCGAGTCGAGCGTCGTCAGCGTCTCCCTGCTCGGCGAACCGGTCGGGAGCACGCTGCTCGCCGCCCTCCTGCTCGCGGAGATCCCGTCGGCGGCGACGGCGCTCGGCGGCGCGGTCGTCCTCGCGGGGATCTACGTCACGACGACCGAACGGGCGGGGTCCGCGCCGTAG
- a CDS encoding SRPBCC family protein, translating into MSVYRRETRVAAPLSEVWEFHSRVSGLEALTPGFAGLRIEAVAGPDGERDPDVLEAGSRIRMSMQPFGVGPRQRWTSVITEREEGEGTATFRDAMEDGPFDRWVHTHRFFADGDETVVRDRVEYELPGGRLGEAAGPLAYVGFEPMFRYRHRETKRLLED; encoded by the coding sequence ATGTCCGTCTACCGTCGGGAAACGCGGGTCGCCGCGCCGCTGTCGGAGGTGTGGGAGTTTCACTCCCGGGTGTCGGGGCTGGAGGCGCTGACGCCCGGCTTCGCCGGCCTCCGGATCGAGGCGGTCGCGGGGCCGGACGGCGAGCGCGACCCGGACGTGCTGGAAGCGGGGTCGCGGATCCGGATGTCCATGCAGCCGTTCGGCGTCGGCCCGCGCCAGCGCTGGACCTCCGTCATCACCGAGCGCGAGGAGGGGGAGGGGACCGCGACGTTCCGCGACGCCATGGAGGACGGCCCGTTCGACCGCTGGGTCCACACCCACCGCTTCTTCGCGGACGGCGACGAGACGGTCGTCCGCGACCGCGTCGAGTACGAACTCCCCGGCGGACGGCTGGGCGAGGCGGCCGGCCCGCTGGCGTACGTCGGGTTCGAGCCGATGTTCCGGTACCGCCACCGGGAGACGAAACGGCTGCTGGAGGACTGA
- a CDS encoding phosphate signaling complex PhoU family protein: METRKVQRLGPSTLAMTLPAEWAQEHDVEKGDEVSLRMGGKGTLTVMPESVSTGDSEAIIHADDLDADAVERAILAQYVLGRRVIRVEQSSGALDSDHINAVYKAETQLMGLGVIEETPESISIRCSVDPEDFTLDNLLERLESTGSTMRGEAIKALAHGNPDLAQRALNRERQANKIFVLLLRLIFTAYQNPNLARAVGLGDGFPLIGYRSIAKNLELTADNAEDIAEIVLETEGHSLDIDSGTMRRIREFTDDVDEITALAVESAVKRDYDLTIEVRKLFHDIGDRQQEILDDLPEMENDALLEVREVLVSLQQTAEFAMRNAEIAANLALNEESEHTTIK, encoded by the coding sequence ATGGAAACGCGTAAAGTGCAGCGGTTGGGGCCGTCCACGCTGGCGATGACGTTACCGGCGGAGTGGGCGCAGGAACACGACGTCGAGAAGGGCGACGAGGTGTCGCTCCGGATGGGCGGCAAGGGGACGCTCACCGTCATGCCGGAGTCGGTCAGCACGGGCGACTCGGAGGCGATCATCCACGCCGACGACCTGGACGCCGACGCCGTCGAGCGGGCGATCCTCGCGCAGTACGTGCTCGGGCGGCGGGTCATCCGCGTCGAGCAGTCCTCCGGCGCGCTCGACTCCGACCACATCAACGCCGTCTACAAGGCCGAGACCCAGCTCATGGGGCTTGGCGTCATCGAGGAGACGCCCGAGAGCATCTCGATCCGCTGTTCGGTCGACCCTGAGGACTTCACCCTCGACAACCTGCTCGAACGGCTCGAATCCACCGGCTCGACGATGCGCGGCGAGGCGATCAAGGCGCTGGCCCACGGTAACCCCGACCTCGCCCAGCGGGCCCTGAACCGGGAGCGGCAGGCCAACAAGATCTTCGTGCTCCTCCTGCGGCTGATCTTCACCGCCTACCAGAACCCCAACCTCGCCCGCGCGGTCGGCCTGGGCGACGGCTTCCCGCTCATCGGCTACCGCTCGATCGCCAAGAACCTCGAACTCACCGCGGACAACGCCGAGGACATCGCGGAGATCGTCCTCGAAACCGAGGGGCACAGCCTCGACATCGACAGCGGCACGATGCGACGCATCCGCGAGTTCACCGACGACGTCGACGAGATAACCGCGCTGGCCGTCGAGTCGGCGGTCAAGCGGGACTACGACCTCACCATCGAGGTCCGGAAGCTGTTCCACGACATCGGCGACCGCCAGCAGGAGATCCTCGACGACCTCCCCGAGATGGAAAACGACGCCCTGCTGGAGGTCCGCGAGGTGCTGGTCAGCCTCCAGCAGACCGCCGAGTTCGCCATGCGGAACGCCGAGATCGCCGCGAACCTCGCGCTGAACGAGGAGAGCGAGCACACCACCATCAAGTGA
- a CDS encoding ATP-NAD kinase family protein — protein sequence MRRIGVVVNPVAGMGGRVGLKGTDGKVAEARERGAEPRAPDRAREALDALADRADEVALLAAGGRMGADEAAAAGFDPEVVTRPGDETTAADTREAVREFVDRGVDLVLFAGGDGTAVDVAAALDERGSDVPMLGIPAGVKVYSSVFGVSPRDAGRIAATFEAAADREINDIDEDAYRGGEVETELKAVRPVPVADAVQSSKQLGGGSVEGLAEGVAADAEPGTTYVLGPGSTVGAVKAALGFDGSPLGVDVWRDGEVLVRDATEAEILDALGDRNVVVVSPIGGQGFVFGRGNDQISPAVIRRSEVEVVASRAKLDTVGVLRVDTGDEAVDESLRGWRKVRVGRVERRLLQVV from the coding sequence ATGCGACGCATCGGGGTCGTCGTCAACCCGGTCGCCGGTATGGGCGGTCGCGTCGGGCTGAAGGGGACCGACGGGAAGGTCGCGGAGGCCCGCGAGCGCGGCGCGGAGCCGCGCGCGCCGGACCGCGCCCGCGAGGCGCTCGACGCCCTCGCCGACCGGGCCGACGAGGTGGCACTGCTCGCCGCCGGCGGACGGATGGGCGCGGACGAAGCCGCGGCCGCGGGGTTCGACCCCGAAGTCGTCACCCGGCCCGGCGACGAGACGACCGCCGCGGACACCCGCGAGGCGGTCCGGGAGTTCGTCGACCGGGGCGTCGACCTCGTGCTGTTCGCCGGCGGCGACGGTACCGCGGTCGACGTGGCCGCGGCCCTGGACGAGCGCGGCAGCGACGTACCGATGCTGGGGATCCCGGCCGGCGTGAAGGTGTACTCCTCGGTGTTCGGCGTCTCGCCGCGGGACGCCGGCCGGATCGCCGCGACGTTCGAGGCCGCGGCCGACCGCGAGATAAACGACATCGACGAGGACGCCTACCGCGGCGGCGAGGTCGAGACGGAGCTGAAAGCCGTCAGGCCGGTGCCGGTCGCCGACGCGGTGCAGTCGAGCAAGCAGCTCGGCGGCGGCAGCGTCGAGGGGCTCGCCGAGGGCGTCGCCGCGGACGCGGAGCCGGGCACGACGTACGTGCTCGGCCCCGGCAGTACCGTCGGCGCGGTCAAGGCGGCGCTCGGCTTCGACGGGTCGCCGCTGGGCGTCGACGTGTGGCGGGACGGCGAGGTGCTCGTCCGGGACGCCACCGAGGCGGAGATACTCGACGCGCTCGGCGACCGCAACGTCGTCGTGGTCTCGCCGATCGGCGGCCAGGGGTTCGTCTTCGGGCGGGGCAACGACCAGATATCGCCGGCCGTCATCCGGCGCTCCGAGGTCGAGGTCGTCGCGTCGCGGGCCAAACTCGACACGGTCGGCGTCCTCCGGGTCGACACGGGCGACGAGGCCGTCGACGAGTCGCTGCGGGGCTGGCGGAAGGTCCGCGTGGGCCGCGTCGAGCGGCGGCTGTTGCAGGTCGTCTGA
- a CDS encoding competence/damage-inducible protein A: MNAAVVTVGDELLSGDTTNTNATWLCDRLDGRGVTVERVTVVPDREADIARVVNEYRAEYDAVLVTGGLGPTHDDVTMEAVAAALGRDVVEHEAALEWLAEHGGYTRDDLTEGTADLPRGARVLHNEVGVAPGCVVDSVYVLPGVPAEMEAMFERVADEFQGAEKHVTVVEADEPESALLSRVDDLRSRFDVTVGCYPGDYVRVKISGGDPEEVAAAADWIRERVEPVEN; this comes from the coding sequence ATGAACGCCGCGGTGGTCACTGTCGGCGACGAACTCCTGTCGGGCGACACGACCAACACGAACGCGACCTGGCTCTGCGACCGACTGGACGGCCGCGGGGTGACGGTCGAGCGGGTGACCGTCGTCCCGGACCGGGAGGCGGACATCGCCCGGGTCGTCAACGAGTACCGCGCGGAGTACGACGCCGTCCTCGTCACCGGCGGGCTCGGCCCGACCCACGACGACGTGACGATGGAGGCGGTCGCGGCCGCCCTCGGCCGGGACGTGGTCGAACACGAGGCCGCCCTGGAGTGGCTCGCCGAGCACGGCGGCTACACCCGCGACGACCTCACCGAGGGGACCGCGGACCTCCCGCGGGGTGCCCGCGTGCTCCACAACGAGGTGGGCGTCGCCCCGGGCTGTGTCGTCGACTCCGTCTACGTCCTGCCGGGCGTCCCCGCAGAGATGGAGGCGATGTTCGAGCGCGTCGCCGACGAGTTCCAGGGGGCCGAAAAGCACGTGACGGTCGTCGAGGCCGACGAGCCGGAAAGCGCCCTGCTCTCGCGGGTCGACGACCTCCGGTCGCGGTTCGACGTGACCGTCGGCTGCTATCCGGGCGACTACGTGCGGGTGAAGATAAGCGGCGGCGACCCCGAGGAGGTGGCCGCCGCGGCCGACTGGATCCGGGAGCGGGTCGAACCGGTCGAGAACTAG
- a CDS encoding DUF5803 family protein: MNRRLLVGAALVGLLAVTAGCSVGPFADDITDEELDENADYDWETDATVTITIEGAEYQAVYDTANRSRLSVYQQGFAGNEPVNVRAVKFRYANGTFVNGSALDVEKQGGETVIDLPAENGTVAYTADTRPKEFGSPVLVEGSHEVILPPNHRTGNFLFSHVSPGNPEKEVVDGRVHLRWDDPEGNVFVRYYLDRDIYIFGGIVAVLGVVMVAGLIYYLRQIRELERRREEMGLDVETDDDEFDDEPPPGMR; encoded by the coding sequence ATGAACAGGCGACTCCTCGTCGGCGCGGCGCTGGTCGGCCTGCTTGCGGTCACGGCCGGCTGTAGCGTCGGACCGTTCGCCGACGACATCACCGACGAGGAGCTAGACGAGAACGCCGACTACGACTGGGAGACCGACGCCACCGTGACGATAACGATCGAGGGCGCGGAGTATCAGGCGGTGTACGACACCGCCAACCGCTCGCGGCTGTCGGTGTACCAGCAGGGCTTTGCCGGCAACGAGCCGGTGAACGTCCGCGCGGTCAAGTTCCGGTACGCGAACGGGACGTTCGTCAACGGTTCGGCCCTCGACGTCGAGAAGCAGGGCGGCGAGACGGTGATCGACCTCCCGGCCGAGAACGGGACGGTCGCCTACACCGCCGACACCCGGCCCAAGGAGTTCGGGTCGCCGGTGCTCGTCGAGGGGTCCCACGAGGTGATCCTCCCGCCGAACCACCGGACCGGGAACTTCCTCTTTAGCCACGTCAGCCCGGGTAACCCCGAGAAGGAAGTCGTCGACGGCCGCGTTCACCTGCGGTGGGACGACCCCGAGGGCAACGTGTTCGTCCGGTACTACCTCGACCGCGACATCTACATCTTCGGCGGCATCGTCGCCGTGCTCGGGGTCGTCATGGTCGCCGGCCTGATCTACTACCTCCGGCAGATCCGCGAACTGGAGCGCCGCCGCGAGGAGATGGGGCTGGACGTGGAGACGGACGACGACGAGTTCGACGACGAGCCGCCGCCGGGGATGCGGTAG
- a CDS encoding DUF2110 family protein produces MVVLATKLYVAGDARERAVDSLRSLVDNALGDLDVSYEVGVRHDDFPSVTVSGEDAVVARNLLREEWGEITGEFEAGETYVGTLERWDEDGFVLDAGESVRIPADELGLGQGSPEQIRERFGLVQHLPLRFVYGGEGDGEAHRLADEERDRLYEWTRGDGRVNVNSATRAEVRATVNRAGHARDIVTVERLGLLEQSIVCGEGTDPPGLLASIGEHLPAELRCVVP; encoded by the coding sequence ATGGTCGTCCTCGCAACCAAGCTGTACGTGGCGGGCGACGCCCGGGAGCGCGCGGTCGACTCGCTGCGGTCGCTGGTCGACAACGCCCTGGGCGACCTGGACGTGAGCTACGAGGTCGGCGTCCGCCACGACGACTTCCCGTCGGTCACCGTCTCCGGCGAGGACGCCGTCGTCGCGCGGAACCTGCTGCGCGAGGAGTGGGGGGAGATCACCGGCGAGTTCGAGGCCGGCGAGACGTACGTGGGCACGCTGGAGCGGTGGGACGAGGACGGGTTCGTCCTCGACGCCGGCGAGTCGGTCCGGATCCCGGCGGACGAACTCGGCCTCGGTCAGGGCTCGCCCGAGCAGATCCGCGAGCGGTTCGGGCTGGTCCAGCACCTCCCGCTGCGCTTCGTGTACGGCGGCGAGGGGGACGGCGAGGCACACCGCCTCGCCGACGAGGAGCGCGACCGTCTCTACGAGTGGACCCGCGGCGACGGCCGCGTCAACGTCAACAGCGCGACCCGCGCCGAGGTGCGGGCGACGGTCAACCGCGCCGGCCACGCCCGGGACATCGTCACGGTTGAGCGGCTGGGTCTGCTCGAACAGTCGATCGTCTGCGGCGAGGGGACGGACCCGCCGGGGCTGCTCGCGAGCATCGGGGAGCACCTCCCCGCCGAACTCCGCTGTGTCGTCCCATGA
- a CDS encoding transcription factor has translation MAFEDLLEDPVIQKYLHELVGPKGMPVAAAPPDGEVTDEELAEELDLELNDVRRALFILYENDLATYRRLRDEDSGWLTYLWTFQYENIPENLEEEMHRLLEALENREEYERNHEFYLCEVDSIRFEFGEAMDFGFECPECGSPLEAMENTRLVDSMEDRIAALRDELNVEA, from the coding sequence ATGGCTTTTGAGGACCTGCTCGAGGACCCCGTCATTCAGAAGTACCTTCACGAGCTGGTCGGACCGAAGGGGATGCCGGTCGCCGCCGCCCCGCCGGACGGCGAGGTGACCGACGAGGAACTGGCCGAAGAGCTGGACCTCGAACTCAACGACGTGCGCCGGGCGCTGTTTATCCTCTACGAGAACGACCTGGCGACGTACCGCCGCCTGCGCGACGAGGACTCCGGGTGGCTCACCTACCTCTGGACGTTCCAGTACGAGAACATCCCGGAGAACTTAGAGGAGGAGATGCACCGGCTGCTGGAGGCCCTGGAGAACCGCGAGGAGTACGAGCGCAACCACGAGTTCTACCTCTGTGAGGTCGACTCCATCCGCTTCGAGTTCGGCGAGGCGATGGACTTCGGCTTCGAGTGTCCCGAGTGCGGCTCGCCGCTGGAGGCGATGGAGAACACCCGGCTCGTCGACTCGATGGAGGACCGCATCGCGGCGCTCCGCGACGAACTGAACGTCGAGGCATAA